The Stieleria sp. JC731 genome has a segment encoding these proteins:
- a CDS encoding glycosyltransferase family 4 protein, which yields MPRLLIVSRCSNPRGGADQIIADLCRHLPSFDWDVQLALTQGKTYNNPLLYREVHKDLPIITVDGSLGIRRARVNALVETIDQEQPDIVLVMRVFDAMRAIVKSKTQPRLALGVRSFEAGYMSDVRRYREAIDCCITSGKLIAKACVHWAGMDPSRVHSIAGGVRPPIQSPAIRVQPSTPIRLLYAGRIERNQKRCHDIVPFVNRLVSRGISFHFDIVGTGEYEPELRSELRSLTEKGKIAFHGWVDRERLYREFYPAADVFVHFAAWEGVTIAPREAMAHGVVPIISRFDGLVEEGQFVDQLNSMTFPIGHIDRAVDSLETVCTDPALFQRLSRNAAESQHGDYSFEGAIGLWNSALSATLKMPKRTGRIPEILDRVPGRLSSLRLPPAIEYGIRYALRRPIKHRCAGSEWPTDSGLLTEAEKNELYQLANPIR from the coding sequence ATGCCAAGATTGCTAATCGTATCTAGATGCAGTAATCCTCGCGGAGGCGCCGACCAAATCATCGCCGATTTGTGTCGACACCTACCGAGCTTTGATTGGGATGTGCAGCTGGCGCTCACACAGGGGAAGACCTACAACAACCCGTTGCTCTATCGAGAAGTTCACAAGGACCTTCCGATCATCACAGTTGATGGGTCATTGGGAATTCGACGTGCACGTGTGAACGCATTGGTCGAAACGATCGACCAGGAACAGCCAGATATCGTATTGGTCATGCGTGTCTTCGACGCGATGCGTGCCATCGTGAAATCAAAAACTCAGCCGCGCCTCGCACTTGGCGTGCGCAGCTTCGAGGCCGGATACATGAGCGATGTTCGACGATATCGCGAAGCGATCGATTGCTGCATCACATCCGGCAAATTGATTGCGAAAGCATGTGTGCATTGGGCCGGGATGGATCCGTCTCGCGTGCATAGTATCGCAGGTGGTGTCCGCCCACCAATTCAATCGCCTGCAATTCGCGTGCAGCCGTCCACGCCGATTCGATTGCTTTATGCCGGACGAATTGAACGCAACCAAAAACGTTGTCACGACATTGTCCCGTTCGTCAATCGTCTCGTTTCGCGAGGCATCTCATTCCACTTTGACATCGTCGGTACTGGCGAATACGAGCCTGAACTACGCAGCGAACTTCGGTCTTTGACCGAAAAGGGGAAAATAGCGTTTCACGGGTGGGTTGATCGAGAAAGACTTTATCGAGAGTTCTATCCGGCGGCAGACGTTTTTGTCCACTTTGCAGCTTGGGAAGGAGTCACGATCGCACCTCGCGAAGCCATGGCTCACGGCGTTGTCCCAATCATTTCACGCTTCGATGGCTTGGTTGAAGAAGGACAGTTTGTTGACCAACTCAATTCAATGACGTTTCCAATAGGGCACATTGATCGAGCAGTTGATTCGCTGGAGACCGTCTGCACCGATCCAGCTCTGTTCCAGCGTCTGTCGCGCAATGCTGCTGAATCGCAACACGGTGACTATTCCTTCGAAGGCGCGATTGGGCTATGGAATTCTGCATTGTCTGCGACCCTAAAAATGCCCAAACGCACCGGACGTATTCCTGAAATCCTCGATCGCGTTCCAGGACGACTTTCAAGTCTTCGCCTACCACCTGCGATCGAATATGGAATTCGGTATGCATTGCGTCGGCCCATCAAACATCGGTGTGCCGGCAGCGAATGGCCGACCGACAGCGGGTTGTTGACGGAAGCTGAAAAGAACGAGCTATACCAACTTGCAAACCCGATTCGGTGA
- a CDS encoding glycosyltransferase family 10 domain-containing protein, producing the protein MNTSPAIRIDCRGIKIHQSAIDVIHNGRPYKFLIDDSVKKDVSFHAKIVFNQAIFSPDALNFPLPQRFAALIESPINPCYQSSIGLRDQFKTIFTHQVGLTESGTNCQELLFGTNWLGIDNGSAADKFSTVTKEKNKAISFIGNIQHDNRPAYAFRKNIANVCLRSPNVDCFGRGIREIRCKAGALAPYRFSIAMENAQSDLYFSEKLIDCLLCETVPIYYGCAGISNIFDPRGMLCFNTAEELRHCISLATLDKYQQMRPFLLANKSKAIEHNLHSHRGLFRRLAGLLPKSVSEAEPVTPRSFRRNRFVSTAKRWLHRYTSTTVASA; encoded by the coding sequence ATGAACACATCGCCTGCAATTCGGATCGACTGTCGAGGAATCAAAATTCATCAGTCGGCCATCGATGTTATACACAATGGAAGACCGTATAAGTTTCTCATTGACGACAGCGTCAAAAAGGACGTTTCGTTCCATGCGAAGATCGTCTTCAATCAGGCGATATTCAGTCCCGATGCTTTGAACTTTCCACTACCACAACGGTTCGCGGCATTGATCGAAAGTCCGATCAATCCGTGCTACCAATCCTCGATTGGATTGCGGGATCAATTCAAGACAATCTTTACGCACCAAGTGGGTCTGACTGAATCTGGGACAAACTGTCAAGAACTCCTTTTCGGAACGAATTGGCTTGGTATCGACAACGGCAGTGCGGCTGACAAATTCAGTACGGTCACAAAAGAAAAGAATAAAGCGATTTCCTTCATCGGTAACATTCAACACGACAACCGCCCCGCATACGCCTTCCGAAAAAACATCGCAAACGTTTGCCTGCGTTCGCCGAACGTTGACTGCTTCGGACGTGGCATCCGAGAAATCAGGTGCAAAGCCGGTGCTCTTGCTCCCTACCGGTTTTCCATTGCAATGGAAAACGCACAATCTGATCTCTATTTTTCCGAGAAGTTGATCGACTGTCTGCTTTGCGAAACGGTACCGATCTACTACGGTTGCGCGGGCATCAGCAATATCTTCGACCCTCGTGGAATGCTGTGTTTCAACACCGCGGAGGAACTTCGTCATTGCATATCGCTGGCGACTCTGGACAAGTACCAGCAGATGCGACCATTTCTATTAGCGAACAAGTCCAAGGCCATTGAACACAACCTTCATTCACATCGTGGACTGTTCCGCCGCCTAGCAGGTCTTTTGCCAAAGTCAGTTAGTGAGGCGGAACCAGTGACACCACGATCTTTTCGACGCAATCGTTTCGTTTCTACCGCGAAACGTTGGCTTCATCGATACACCTCGACCACGGTAGCCTCCGCGTGA
- a CDS encoding acyltransferase produces MMGAISNILRGLRLLRHPELIKDLGNRYQHLQLVSQIAAVSPRSRISSDIILNQFRPDGLRLGDAVSIGEGSVLSFGDHENGLGTIQIGSHTWIGPYNNFRSGGGVIEIGVNCLISQFCSLVASHHGVEKKQLIREQSPQIQKRNVRLGSDVWLGAGVTITAGSNIGDGVVVGAGSVVLGDIPQHEIWAGTPARKIGERK; encoded by the coding sequence ATGATGGGCGCCATCTCGAACATCCTTCGCGGACTCCGATTGCTTCGCCATCCTGAGCTGATAAAGGACTTAGGCAATCGCTACCAACATCTCCAGCTCGTCAGCCAAATCGCTGCAGTGTCTCCGAGGTCTCGCATCTCAAGCGACATCATCCTCAATCAATTTCGTCCCGACGGACTTCGTCTAGGCGATGCGGTTTCAATTGGTGAAGGCAGCGTGTTGTCGTTTGGCGATCACGAAAATGGCTTGGGAACGATTCAGATCGGAAGCCATACCTGGATCGGCCCATACAACAATTTCCGCAGCGGCGGCGGAGTCATCGAAATCGGGGTGAACTGTCTGATTAGTCAGTTTTGTTCTCTTGTGGCGAGTCACCACGGGGTTGAAAAAAAACAGTTGATACGCGAACAGTCGCCGCAAATCCAAAAGCGGAATGTTCGACTCGGATCCGATGTTTGGCTCGGTGCTGGTGTCACCATAACCGCGGGAAGCAACATCGGTGACGGCGTGGTTGTCGGTGCGGGATCTGTTGTTCTAGGTGACATTCCACAACATGAGATTTGGGCCGGAACGCCAGCCAGAAAGATTGGAGAACGGAAGTGA
- a CDS encoding galactosyltransferase-related protein, producing MITFRNQLGCWLHERWKAELVTRAPSLARACGLTWMDLCNRGESLDVLMSNGIRICRWQDSSQLTLARVFPQVAKRLLCHCLKEQPLQLVDSVFLSHTTDPDASILIAIGGDERFPQLETVLRSLAGQCDVSIEVIVCELGQQPTLQHKLPASIRYLHLDTSPHDKFNKSRALNASASIARGRVLFIHDADYLVPCDYVRRTLQQLGDADAIRPCRFLFHASKTMTQNLSSDSIEREQIDIEKIVQNNPTPLAITAKAYERIGGHDEDYFGWGGEDSEFIDRLRTGMVIEGGNQFGIHLWHPPANQKQNGHRNRDLHETKMSIPVEARIASQRQRRFQASARQPTIQANAWATSRRMARLPTSTARH from the coding sequence GTGATAACTTTCCGCAACCAACTCGGCTGCTGGCTGCATGAACGATGGAAAGCCGAACTGGTCACGCGTGCCCCATCGCTGGCAAGAGCCTGTGGGCTGACGTGGATGGACCTCTGCAATCGCGGCGAAAGTCTTGACGTTCTAATGTCCAACGGGATTCGGATTTGTCGTTGGCAGGATTCATCACAATTGACGCTAGCTAGAGTCTTCCCTCAAGTTGCGAAGCGATTGCTGTGCCATTGTCTCAAAGAACAACCGCTTCAATTGGTTGACAGCGTCTTCCTGTCTCATACCACCGATCCCGACGCCTCAATTCTGATCGCGATCGGAGGTGACGAACGATTTCCACAACTCGAAACAGTACTTCGTTCACTTGCAGGCCAGTGCGACGTATCCATCGAGGTCATTGTCTGCGAACTAGGCCAACAACCGACCTTGCAACACAAACTTCCAGCTTCGATACGTTACCTGCATCTTGACACATCACCTCATGACAAATTCAACAAAAGCCGAGCGTTGAATGCGTCTGCGAGCATAGCGAGAGGTCGGGTACTGTTCATCCATGACGCGGACTATCTCGTTCCCTGCGACTATGTCCGGCGGACTCTTCAACAACTCGGTGACGCGGACGCGATTCGCCCATGTCGGTTCTTGTTTCATGCATCAAAAACGATGACGCAAAACCTATCGAGCGATTCAATCGAACGAGAGCAAATTGACATCGAAAAGATCGTCCAAAACAACCCAACACCGCTCGCGATCACCGCGAAAGCGTACGAACGCATCGGTGGCCACGACGAAGACTACTTCGGATGGGGCGGTGAAGACAGTGAGTTTATTGATCGACTGCGTACAGGAATGGTGATCGAAGGCGGCAATCAATTCGGCATCCATCTTTGGCATCCGCCTGCGAACCAAAAGCAAAACGGGCATCGAAATCGTGATCTACATGAAACCAAAATGTCCATCCCCGTCGAAGCTCGTATCGCATCCCAAAGACAACGCAGGTTTCAAGCGAGCGCTCGGCAACCCACGATTCAAGCTAACGCTTGGGCGACTTCGCGACGCATGGCTCGCCTACCCACGAGCACTGCAAGACATTAG
- a CDS encoding acyltransferase family protein, protein MNERLQSIDFLRGIAILGVLAIHSPHDAPGGFRENPWFFPSLICDYGYLGVHLFVILSGFCIHRSFAVSVQRSGDSKRTWTQFWKRRFWRLYPPYIIAIIFSIVVASTWRNYELSNESFSWDLALHLTLTHHLTNFGTSMGNGAFWSLGMEEQLYLAYIPLLFLLKRMSTTTIIATVLSISVTWRLLTMDLQPIDLGPFSLCNWHFWPMFFLLHWTLGALALENHIGIRPLPGWTRSIKIATITMAVGMLLNANLLSLIERSNQSNLLPLVHQPIHQSILHLLGELCVALGLFCTVNWMLQRESQPTSIHQIFKPIASLGRMSYSVYLVHIPLIYLLTARIELPPTGAGWPIRIVLFSGISIVGGCLFHFGVERWFLCGRAPRIRLRPERSPQVVST, encoded by the coding sequence GTGAACGAACGGCTTCAAAGTATTGATTTCCTGCGAGGAATCGCCATCCTCGGCGTGTTGGCAATTCACAGCCCACACGATGCGCCCGGCGGCTTTCGTGAGAACCCATGGTTTTTCCCGAGTCTGATCTGTGACTATGGATACCTTGGCGTCCACTTGTTCGTCATTTTGTCAGGCTTTTGTATCCATCGCAGCTTTGCTGTTTCCGTTCAGCGTTCGGGCGATTCCAAACGTACTTGGACACAATTCTGGAAGCGGCGTTTTTGGCGCCTGTATCCACCGTACATCATCGCGATCATCTTCAGCATCGTTGTCGCCTCAACGTGGCGAAACTATGAGCTATCAAACGAGTCGTTCTCCTGGGATTTAGCCCTCCATCTAACCTTGACGCATCACCTGACCAACTTCGGCACATCCATGGGCAATGGGGCGTTTTGGTCACTGGGAATGGAAGAGCAACTGTATTTGGCCTATATCCCGCTGTTGTTTTTACTCAAGCGGATGTCAACGACAACGATCATCGCAACCGTATTGTCGATTTCAGTCACCTGGCGACTTCTGACCATGGATCTGCAGCCCATCGACCTCGGACCGTTTTCACTTTGCAACTGGCACTTCTGGCCGATGTTTTTCCTGTTGCATTGGACGCTGGGTGCTCTCGCCCTCGAGAACCACATCGGGATCCGGCCTCTGCCAGGATGGACCCGATCCATCAAAATCGCAACGATCACAATGGCTGTTGGCATGCTTCTAAACGCCAACCTGTTGTCATTAATCGAACGTTCCAATCAATCGAATTTGCTACCACTAGTTCACCAACCTATCCACCAAAGTATTTTGCACTTGCTGGGTGAACTGTGTGTCGCACTAGGCTTGTTTTGCACCGTCAACTGGATGTTGCAGCGAGAGTCGCAGCCAACTTCAATCCATCAAATTTTTAAGCCGATCGCATCCCTTGGGCGAATGTCCTATTCGGTCTATCTCGTCCATATCCCGCTGATCTACTTGCTGACTGCACGGATCGAATTACCTCCGACTGGGGCGGGTTGGCCGATTCGAATCGTCTTATTTTCAGGCATTAGCATTGTTGGTGGCTGCCTGTTTCATTTCGGAGTCGAACGATGGTTCCTCTGCGGTCGAGCGCCGCGAATTCGGCTTCGCCCGGAAAGGTCACCACAAGTGGTTTCCACATGA